GTCGCTGCTCGCGGGCGTCGTGCTACTGGCGCACTATCCGGTGCTGTTCATCGGCCTGTTCCTGCTGTTTCTCGGCTATACCCAGGCCTACCCCAAGCACCAGTCGCCGCTGATCCTGAAAGAAGGCCTGCTGGTGGGATTTTTCTTGGCCGGACTAGTGGTCCTGGGCGGCATGCAGCAGTGGTGGCTGCAACCGCTGGTCTCGAGCCTGGAGCCGACCGCCCTGTTCTTTGGCGCGCTGGCCCTGACGGCAATCACCGATAATGCAGCCCTGACCTATCTCGGCTCGCTGATCGACGGGCTGTCCGACCACGCGAAATACATGCTGGTGGCCGGCGCGGTGGGTGGCGGTGGACTGACCATCATTGCCAATGCGCCCAACCCGGCCGGCGCCGCCCTGCTGCGCGACGGCTTTCGCGACGGCTCGATCGGCATGGGCGGCCTGTTCCTGGGAGCGCTGGCCCCGACCTGCGTGGCGGCGGCCATGTTCCTGATCTAGCCCGACGGAGGACAACATGGACGACGACATCCTGCTCGCCAAGGCCGGCATCATCGAACGCTGCTGCCGGCGCGCGCGCGACGAATACGACAAGGACCCAGCCACCTTCGCCGACGACCCGACGCGCCAGGATGCCGCCACGCTCAACGTGATCCGCGCCTGGGAAGCCGCCATTGAGATGGGCGACTACGTGATCGGCAACGCCGGTCTCGGCCAGCCGCGCGACGAGCGCGACGTCATTACCCTATTGGCCGAACACGGCTGGATCGAGGCCGCGCTGGCCGAAAACCTCAAGCGCAGCGGCGAATTCTGCCGCGCCGAATGGGATTACCAGGCCGCGCCACTACCGGCGCTGGTCACCATCATCAAGCGCGGGCTGGACGATTTCACCGGCTATGCGCAGGCATTGGTAGCGGGCGCCGCCACGGTGTAGCTGCCGGCAAGGGAAGTGAGCGTGTTCAGGACTGGGGCTCGTGCACATCATCCACCTCGGCATCTTCGGCCGCGATCTTTTCCTCGGCCAGGGCGTGGTCTTGCGCGTCCGCCGCCAAGCCTTCCTGTTCGGCGCCACGCGCCGCGTCGTAGGTCAGTTCGACCAGCATCGGAAAATGATCAGAACCGAAAGCCGGCAGCCGCTTGATGAAGGACAGCGTGAAGTGCTCGCTGTGGAACAGGTGGTCGAGCGGCCAGCGCGCAAACCAGTATTCGGCATGGAAGGTATTGAACATGCCGCGCCCGATGCGCGGGTCGAGCAGGCCGCTGATCTTGCGGAACAGCCGCGTGGTGGTCGACCACGCCACGTCGTTGAGGTCGCCCGCGACAATCACCGGGGTGTCGAGCCCGGCTTCGCCCACGCTCTTGGCCACCACCAGCAGTTCGGCGTCGCGCTGGGTGGATTCCTCGTGCTCGGTCGGGCTGGGCGGCGTCGGATGCAAGAAGTGCATCCGCACTTTTTTTCCAGTTGGCAAAATTACCAGCGTGTGGATCGACGGAATGTCGTCCTCGACCAGGAATTGCAGGGCGCTGTCTTCCAGCGGCAGGCGCGAATACACGTGCATCCCGTATAAATTCTCGAGCGGGCATTTAATGGTATGCGGATAGTCTTTTTCCAGCACATCCAGCTTTTCCTGCCACCATGTGTTGGTTTCGAGAGTCACGAAGATATCGGGCTGGTGTTCGCGAATCATCGCAATCAAGCCATCGGCGTTGCGGTTCGGCATCAGGACATTCGAGGTCAGGATCCGGAACTGGCGCTGCGTCTCGGCCCTGACTGCCGCCTTGACCTCACGCGGGAAGGCTTTGGTGTAGGGAATGATCCACCAGGCCTGGTAGACCAGGCAGGCCAGGTTGGCCACCAGCATCAGGTGGTGCATCGGATCTTTCCAGCCGAAAAAGACGAGCTGCCCCACCAGTAAGGCAAACGACAGGATCGCCAGCTGCAGGCGCGGAAAATCCCAGTCGCGCACCCACCACACCGGACTGCGTAGCAACGGCAGCAGCGTTGCCAGGACGATCACGGCAACCAGGGTCGCGAAAATAGGTAGCAGCATGGCAGTCTCGAGGGCAGTTGATCAATTCATCGCACAATGCAATGGCATGAGTATGCCCACTCCAGGCCCGGCAGTCTGTGCGCTAGCGTGCAAAACGCCGACGATAATCAATTACCAAGGCGCTGTCACCGTTGGCTATGGATGACTCCGAATGCGATGCGCAGCAAGTGCTCGACGGAAGTGACCCGCCCGCCATCGAGTGCCCAATGCCAGCCCAGGTAGTTGGGCAGCCAACGCGAGGCAACCCCGTGGAACCGCGCCAGCCATTGGCGCAAGCGCCGGTGGTAGGCGTTCACGTTTTGGACATGGATCGCACCCCACTCACTGAACCGAACCCGCTCGCCGGAGCGCAGGTTGACCGCCTGGTGGGCGATGCCCTGCTGGCGGGCAAACGCACGGTAGGCGGCATGCGAATCGGTGACCAGGAGCGCTTGTGGGGCCAGTTTCGGCAACAGGTGCCGCACCAGTTGGGCTACCTTCAGCGCTCCGCGTCCGGTAACGGCGTCGATGGTCTGTCCACTGCGGTCGCGCGCGATCAGGATGCAGTCGAGGTGACGCGAAATGCCAGGCAGACTGGCCCGGCCGCCTCGCTTGCGCGGCGGACGCTCGAGTGTGCGCGATCCTTTTTGCGATTCCAGCAAAAACATTTCGTCGGCCTCGACGATGCCGCCGAGCTGCGCTGGACGGTCATGCTTGACCCGGTCCAGGAAGCGATGGCGCCAGCGAAATGCCGTATTGCGATGGACGCCGACGCGCTTGGCGGCGTCGCGCACCGGGCGAGAATCGAGCAGGGCGCCGAGGTAGTCGAGCCACTTGCCGCGCAGTCTGAGCCGCGCCAGCGGCGTGCCGGACAGGTCGTTAAATGTGCGCCGGCACCGGCAGCAGCGAAAACGTTGCAGGTCGTTGGCCTGCCCGTGCCGGTGGTAGCGCTGACAGCTGCACTGCGGACAGCGCCGCCCTGTCGAGCGTATCTGCCCAATCAGGGCGATCACCCGGTCGAGGCCGGCTGCTGGGTGCAGGGCATCGAGCATCTGCAGCCGCTGGGCCTGGTTAAGCATGGGAAGCTGCGAAAACAGCTTGGCAAACCTGGGCGTTTTCACAGATGACTCCTATCGAGATCGACCGGGGTTGGACCGCGAAATAGCTCAGCAGTTCAGCTCAACAGTTCAGTGCTCATCCATAGCTAACGGGAACAGCGCCATTACCAACGAATCGACCTCATGCAGGTTCGCGCTACCGACGCATTCCGGATTTCTTCATTACAGCTGCTTACACAAACCACCCGAGCCTGCCTTCTCAAGGGCGCACCGGGCTTGTACCATAAGCCCATCCGGTTTTATTCCAGAAAGCAGTCCATGACTTCCAGCGCCACTTCCAGCCCCGCATTGCGCGCCCTCCTGCGCGCATCCCGCCTGGCCGCCGCAACGTTCGCCATCGCCGCCTGCGCCATTCCGGCCCAGGCCACCAGCTTCACCTCGTCGGCTTCCAGCGCCGGTTCGGCCTCGTCGGGCAGCGTTTCCGACTCGATCGGCAGTTCCAGCAACAGTTCCAGCGACGACGACAAGGTGGCCGCCGGCAACTACCGTGTGATCAATGTCGCGCAAGCCCCGGGCAAGCCCGGCGTCACCCGCATGACCCTGCGCGCCGCCGCCGGGCCGGCCCGCGAGTTCCACCTCGACGTGCCAGAGCGCGCCCTGGCCCAGCGCCCGGTGGCCACCGGCGAACTGGTGCAGGTCAGCGAACGCATGTACGGTTACGAATTCGCCCATGCCGATACCAAACGTGCCTTCTTTTTGGCACTGCAAGACGACTGGCAGCGCGACCTCGGCTC
Above is a genomic segment from Massilia sp. H6 containing:
- a CDS encoding DUF86 domain-containing protein — encoded protein: MDDDILLAKAGIIERCCRRARDEYDKDPATFADDPTRQDAATLNVIRAWEAAIEMGDYVIGNAGLGQPRDERDVITLLAEHGWIEAALAENLKRSGEFCRAEWDYQAAPLPALVTIIKRGLDDFTGYAQALVAGAATV
- a CDS encoding endonuclease/exonuclease/phosphatase family protein; translation: MLLPIFATLVAVIVLATLLPLLRSPVWWVRDWDFPRLQLAILSFALLVGQLVFFGWKDPMHHLMLVANLACLVYQAWWIIPYTKAFPREVKAAVRAETQRQFRILTSNVLMPNRNADGLIAMIREHQPDIFVTLETNTWWQEKLDVLEKDYPHTIKCPLENLYGMHVYSRLPLEDSALQFLVEDDIPSIHTLVILPTGKKVRMHFLHPTPPSPTEHEESTQRDAELLVVAKSVGEAGLDTPVIVAGDLNDVAWSTTTRLFRKISGLLDPRIGRGMFNTFHAEYWFARWPLDHLFHSEHFTLSFIKRLPAFGSDHFPMLVELTYDAARGAEQEGLAADAQDHALAEEKIAAEDAEVDDVHEPQS
- a CDS encoding IS1595 family transposase, producing MLNQAQRLQMLDALHPAAGLDRVIALIGQIRSTGRRCPQCSCQRYHRHGQANDLQRFRCCRCRRTFNDLSGTPLARLRLRGKWLDYLGALLDSRPVRDAAKRVGVHRNTAFRWRHRFLDRVKHDRPAQLGGIVEADEMFLLESQKGSRTLERPPRKRGGRASLPGISRHLDCILIARDRSGQTIDAVTGRGALKVAQLVRHLLPKLAPQALLVTDSHAAYRAFARQQGIAHQAVNLRSGERVRFSEWGAIHVQNVNAYHRRLRQWLARFHGVASRWLPNYLGWHWALDGGRVTSVEHLLRIAFGVIHSQR